The DNA window TCAGGATGCCGAGCGCGGTATACAGCGACACGGTCTTGCCGGAGCCGGTCGGGCCGGTGACCAGCACCATGCCGTAGGGCTTGTGGATCGCATCCATGAACAGCTTTTGCTGGTCTGGCTCGTAACCTAGCTTGTCGATGCCCAGCTTGGCGGCGCTGCCGTCCAGGATACGCAGCACGATCTTCTCGCCGAACAGAGTCGGCAGAGTGCTGACGCGGAAGTCGATCTGCCGGGTCTTGGAGAGGTTGAGCTTGATACGCCCGTCCTGGGGGACGCGCTTTTCCGCGATGTCCAGCTGGGACATGACCTTCAGGCGGGCGGCGATGCGCTGATTGAGCTTCTGCGGCGCCTTGGCGACATTCTTCAGGATGCCGTCGATGCGCAAGCGCACCCGATAGTCGGTTTCGTAGGGCTCGAAATGGATGTCCGACGCGCCGCGACGGATGGCGTCGACCAGCACCTTGTTGACGAACTTGACCACGGGGGTGTCTTCGCCCTTGGCATCGATGCCGGTATCGCCGCTGATGTCGTCATCGCCGCCACTGGTGTCCAGGTTTTCAAGGCCATCCTCATCCCCGCCCAACCCGCCGAGGGAGTCAGACGCATTGCTCCAGGCCTCCAGCGTGCGCTTGAGCTGATCGTCGGCGACCAGGATCGGCTCCACCACCAAATTGGTGTGGAACTTGATCTCATCCAGCGCCTGCATCTTGGTCGGATCGGAGACGCCGACATAGAGCTTGTTGCCGCGCTTGAACAGTGGCAGTACCTGATGCTTCTGAAGCAGTTCCTCGCTGACCAGCTTGAGCGCGTTCTGGGAGGCGTCGAAGGCGCTGGCATCGATGAGGGGGATGCCGAATTCGATCGCGTTGGCTGCCGCGAGCTGCGCAGGCGCAACGAGCTTTTTTTCTTGGATCCACTGCGCCAGCGGCACTTTGGCCTGCGTGGCCTCCGCCATCGCAGTGCGCGCAGCGCCCTCCTCCAAGGCGCCGTCCATGACCAGTCGGCGGGCAATCCCGGTAATGCCGACCAAGTTAGGCGTTTGACTGGTGGCGACAGCGTTCACGTTGCGTGCTCCCTACGAATGAAAGTTTTGAGCTGCGATTAGATCGCGATATCCGATCTCGTCCGGGCCGTGCTCGCTGCTCAGCTTCGGCAGTTGGCGGGGACATAGGCCGGATCCCCTGACACTAGCGTACATGTCCAGATGATGGGCGCATCAGCGTTGAACTCAGGCGACAGCTGCAAAGTCACGGCACCGGCGCGCGCTGTTGTGGAGACCGCCAGGATGCCGCTGCTGCTACAGGACAGTGACTGGACATTCTCTGTGGCAACCGTCAGATCAGTAACGCCGCTGCAGGCACTGGAGGCATCAAGCGCATTCTGGTTGTTGATATTTTCCGAAACAATGGCCTTGGCAGCAGCCATCATGGAAATCGCCTCTGACACCCGCGCCCTGGTCACATAGCCTTGATACGCAGGCAGCGCGATGGCGGCCAGGATGGCAACAATGGCGACCACGATCATCAGTTCGATGAGGGTAAAGCCTCTTGTTTGCTTCATTTCCGTTGCCCGCTTGGGATGTATGGTGTGACGCTTCCACGAAGTTGCATGTAATTGGCTTGCCGGGCAACCCATAAAGCATGGGCCCGCACTTGGCGGGCCCATGCTTTGGCAAGATGCCGATTCAAAGAGCTTATTAGCCGCGGCAGGTAGCCGGAACATGCTTCGCTTCGCCCGAAGTATGGGTGCATACCCAGGTAATCGGCGCATCGTTATCTGCCTGCGTCGGGGTCAGCACCAGAACGGGATCCGTCGTAGCGCCGGTTGCCTTAGTGGTGACGGTGATCTCGCCTCCGTCTGCGATCGCCACGCTCTTCACATAGTCGGTAGCGTCATCTTTAAGTGAGAAACCTGCGTTATCGGTCGTGACGTTCGCAAGTCCACCAAGCGACTGCGCTGCTTCTGACACAGCCAGCTTCGCTGCGTCAGCCTGGACCAAGCCTTCGGACACCTTGGCGCGAATGGTGTAATCCTGATAGGCCGGCAGTGCGATGGCGGCCAGGATGGCGATGATGGCGACCACGATCATCAGTTCGATGAGGGTGAAACCGCCCTGCATGTTCTTCTTCATGAAGTACTTCCTTTGTTGGCTGGATGGATTGCTTGGGGACACTGTCTCCCCCGTGTCCCCGGACTGTCGCGGACCGTGGGTGCCGTGGCTGACCCACGTGCAGGAAAGGTTCAGCAGAAAGCGTGCCAACCCATGCGAGGGGCGTGTTCGGTCGTTTTCGCTGGACAGGCGGTCGGGTGGTCCAGGCGAGTCGGGAGGGCTGGGTCAGTCGTGACAGGTTGCGTCACAAGGTGACGCGATGGGTCATGAGGGCGTGGATGTCGATGCGTGCATGGGCCAAATGAGCGCGTAATCACGCTTTCCGGCAAGGGTTGTTCGCGTGCAGAGCATGGCGCGATGCCAGGCTGTTGTTCGCAGGCTCAGGTCTGCTGCGGCGCGCAGGTGGCCCCGGCGAACGAGACGTCACGAGGAATCGTGGGTCGTGTGGGTGCGTGCCGGTGCCTGCGCGGTCGCTTCGCGTCTCGTTGCCGGGGGGGGGGGGGCGAATCCGGCCGTCGCGATCCGGGACGCCCCCTCAACTCGGTACGGGGAGCGTCGCGGGCCTGACGTGGCGCCCAGGCGGCCTTAGGCCGCGCAGCCCTCACCAGGGATGACGCCCTTGATCCGGATCAGGCGCCACTGCTGGTACAAGGATCTCTATTCGATCCCGAGCTTCTTGAGCTTGTAGCGCAGGGCGCGGAACGTGATGCCCAGCTGCGCGGCGGCTTTGGTCTTGTTCCAGCGGTTGTCTTCCAGCGCCTTGTGGATGGCCGCGCGTTCCATCTGTTCGATGTAGGAGGGCAGCGGGCCTTCCGCCTCGCTGGCGGGTTGGGGCTGTCCCGACGAGGCTGGCTGTTGCCCGAAGGCGGGCGGAGCCGAGCGGAAAGGGTCATAGTCCTGCGGCGCCGGCTGCGTCGAAGACTGGGGCGCGGCGCGGCGCTCGACCTGCGGCAGGCGCAGGTCGGCCGCATCGATGGCGTCCTCGTCGGCCATGGCCATGGCGCGCTCCAGGATGTTCTCCAGTTCGCGCACATTGCCCGGGAACGGGTACTGCGCCAGCAGGTCCAGCGCCACCGGTGAGAGCTGCGGGGGCTGGCGCTGCTGGTGCCCGGCCAGGCGGGTCAGGATGGCCTTGGTGAGTTGGGGCAGGTCGCCGGTGCGCTCGCGCAGGGGCGGGACGCGTAGTTCGATCACGTTGATGCGGTAGTACAGGTCGTGACGGAAGCGGCCATCGTGGGCCAGTTCGCCCAGGTCCTTGTGCGTGGCCGACAGGATGCGCACATCGACCTGGACCTCGCTGGAGGCGCCGACCGGGCGCACGGCCTTTTCCTGGATGGCGCGCAGCAGCTTGACCTGCATCGGCAAGGGCAGTTCGGCCACCTCGTCCAGGAACAGCGTGCCGCCACTGGCGGCCTGGAACAGGCCCTGTTTGTCGGCATGGGCGCCGGTGAAACTGCCTTTCTTGTGGCCGAAGAACTCGCTCTCCATCAGCTCGGCCGGGATCGCGCCGCAGTTGACCGGGACGAAGGGGCCGGACGCACGCGCGCCTTGCTCGTGGATGGTGCGGGCGACCAGTTCCTTGCCCACGCCGGATTCGCCCAGGATATAGACCGGGGCCTGGCTGCGGGCCACCTTGGAAATGGTGGCGCGCAGGTCTTCCATCGCCGGCGAATCGCCGAGCAGGCGCATGGCGTGCTGGGGCGGGGCCGGTGCGGGCGCCGGGCGCTCGGTGTTGTTGAGCTCCAGGGCGTGCCTGACCAGCCCGCGCAGGACGGTGAGATCCACCGGCTTGCTGACGAAGTCGAAGGCGCCGGCCTTGAGCGCCTCCACGGCCAGTTCGACGTTACCGAAGGCGGTGATCATCGCCACCGGGGTCTTGGGAAAGT is part of the Pseudoxanthomonas sp. JBR18 genome and encodes:
- the pilB gene encoding type IV-A pilus assembly ATPase PilB, with protein sequence MNAVATSQTPNLVGITGIARRLVMDGALEEGAARTAMAEATQAKVPLAQWIQEKKLVAPAQLAAANAIEFGIPLIDASAFDASQNALKLVSEELLQKHQVLPLFKRGNKLYVGVSDPTKMQALDEIKFHTNLVVEPILVADDQLKRTLEAWSNASDSLGGLGGDEDGLENLDTSGGDDDISGDTGIDAKGEDTPVVKFVNKVLVDAIRRGASDIHFEPYETDYRVRLRIDGILKNVAKAPQKLNQRIAARLKVMSQLDIAEKRVPQDGRIKLNLSKTRQIDFRVSTLPTLFGEKIVLRILDGSAAKLGIDKLGYEPDQQKLFMDAIHKPYGMVLVTGPTGSGKTVSLYTALGILNDETRNISTAEDPVEIRLPGVNQVQQNNKRGMTFAAALRSFLRQDPDIIMVGEIRDLETAEIAIKAAQTGHMVLSTLHTNDAPQTIARLMNMGIAPYNITSSVTLVIAQRLARRLCSNCKRPHDIPPHALLAEGFTQQELDEGFTVYEPVGCDECTEGYKGRLGIYQVMPMTDEIATIVLEGGGAIQIAEAAQRSKIRDLRQSALWKVKQGLTGLAEINRVTKD
- a CDS encoding pilin, whose protein sequence is MKQTRGFTLIELMIVVAIVAILAAIALPAYQGYVTRARVSEAISMMAAAKAIVSENINNQNALDASSACSGVTDLTVATENVQSLSCSSSGILAVSTTARAGAVTLQLSPEFNADAPIIWTCTLVSGDPAYVPANCRS
- a CDS encoding pilin, which produces MKKNMQGGFTLIELMIVVAIIAILAAIALPAYQDYTIRAKVSEGLVQADAAKLAVSEAAQSLGGLANVTTDNAGFSLKDDATDYVKSVAIADGGEITVTTKATGATTDPVLVLTPTQADNDAPITWVCTHTSGEAKHVPATCRG
- a CDS encoding sigma-54 dependent transcriptional regulator, whose protein sequence is MSDPRSALIVDDERDIRELLTLTLGRMGIRIDTAANLGEARELLSRNPYDLCFTDMRLPDGNGIELVSEISANFPKTPVAMITAFGNVELAVEALKAGAFDFVSKPVDLTVLRGLVRHALELNNTERPAPAPAPPQHAMRLLGDSPAMEDLRATISKVARSQAPVYILGESGVGKELVARTIHEQGARASGPFVPVNCGAIPAELMESEFFGHKKGSFTGAHADKQGLFQAASGGTLFLDEVAELPLPMQVKLLRAIQEKAVRPVGASSEVQVDVRILSATHKDLGELAHDGRFRHDLYYRINVIELRVPPLRERTGDLPQLTKAILTRLAGHQQRQPPQLSPVALDLLAQYPFPGNVRELENILERAMAMADEDAIDAADLRLPQVERRAAPQSSTQPAPQDYDPFRSAPPAFGQQPASSGQPQPASEAEGPLPSYIEQMERAAIHKALEDNRWNKTKAAAQLGITFRALRYKLKKLGIE